From the Bacillus sp. FJAT-22090 genome, the window TCCTAGTCCTATAAATCCGCCATCTGGATGTGTATTCCGAACTCGTTGTGCCCATGCTATGTCTATTTGTGCAGAAGAAAAGCCAGCCTGGAAGGAACAAGAACCAGGCCATTTCGTGGCATGTCATTTATATAATTAAAAAGACTATAGAAATTTGACTTTACTAAATAATGTCGTCCGATAAATAAGAAAATCGTTGAAACGGCTCCCTTTCCGCGGGCGTTGCCTTAGCCTCCTCGCTACGCTGCGGGGTCTTCGGCTAACGCTGTTCCCGCAGGAGTGTCACCTTTTTCAACGATTTTCTATAATACTAATTGAAAAAATTTAAGTGATAAAAACATGCCGGTGGAACGCGTCCGCCTGGAACGTAAACTAACGGATCCAAAATAAAAACGAGTATGTGAACAATTTGTCGTTCACATACTGTTATGACATTTCATTGAGAATCTTTTCAGTGTCCTCAGCATATTAGCGAAGGAAGGCTAAGAGGTGCCTCTTCAAATGGAAGGCTATCTAAGTTCGCCGCGTCCTGCGGCAAGCGGGCGGTTAGCTTCGGAAAACCGGATCTATCCTATTTAAAAATAAATTCGAGTTTGTCTTTAGTTTCAAGCGTCTGCGCATGCAGATGCTTTTTTTACATTATTTCTTAAAGCAAGTCCATCCGCCGAATAACGTTGTAGAAAAAAACTTTGTTATACGTACAAAACCAGCCTCTTGCAGTAATCCTACAATTGTTTCTTCAGGCAAATATGAAAGAGAAAGAATGTCCTGTACCATTGCTTCGACTTCTTCAAAGGATAATTTAGTTGTATCAAGCCAGTAACTTTTCCATAGTTTCAAACGTTCCTTGAACTCATCGCTAGTAGGCTCTCCATATTTACTGATTAAAACGAACGGAGCTCCATTTTTTAATCTAGCGTATGTCTCTTGGAGTGTTTTTAATTTTTCTTCATATGCATGAATGAAATGTAAGACTAAAATACACGTTGCAGCATCAAAATTAGTTATACCTTCCACGTCTTCCACAGTACCTTGTAATAATTTAACTCGATTGTTTACTCCAGCTTCTTTGCATTTTTCTCTTGCGACTGACAGCATCGTCTCAGATGGGTCCACCCCTATAAACGTCCATCTTGGATTTTTCAAGCTAAAACTAGTCACTTCATTGCCACCGCCAGCTCCCACAACTAATATGTTTGCATCTTCCACGGTGTTTGCTCTTAAAAATGTTTGAATCAATCGAAGCATCGGATCATAGGTAGGTAGTGCCCTTCTAATTCCACTATCATATTGCTTGGCAAGTGTCTCATCGAATTCCATTTTCATCCCTCCTAATTTGAACTTTACCATAATTTAAAAAAGATGCTATAACTGTTTGACAATTATTTTACTACTAGTGTATTATGTAACTAGTACACTAAGACTGGGGAGGAAAAAAATGAGTCAATGGAAAGGATTGCTTTGGAAAGAGTGGATCATTTATAAAACATTTGTTTACTTAGCAATCATTGTAGGTACGCTTGGGATATTAGTAGGACCATTATTAATTCAAAGAATATTTAATGTAGAACAAAATTTTGGTATACATGTTCTCATAGTATCAGCCATCTTGGGTTTTTTTCATGTTATGGGAATGTTATTTTTATTTTTTTCAAGTTTAGAACGAGACATGAAAAGACCAGATATTTGGTTTCATACTCCAGCATCTTCGTTTAAATTAGTTGGAGCAAAATTATTTTCTGTGTCGCTGTTTACTCTATTGTCGCTAGCTTGCAGTGGTGTAGTGACTACAATAGCAAGTTTGTTGTTTTCGGAATTTAACGTAATACCAAT encodes:
- a CDS encoding class I SAM-dependent methyltransferase, giving the protein MEFDETLAKQYDSGIRRALPTYDPMLRLIQTFLRANTVEDANILVVGAGGGNEVTSFSLKNPRWTFIGVDPSETMLSVAREKCKEAGVNNRVKLLQGTVEDVEGITNFDAATCILVLHFIHAYEEKLKTLQETYARLKNGAPFVLISKYGEPTSDEFKERLKLWKSYWLDTTKLSFEEVEAMVQDILSLSYLPEETIVGLLQEAGFVRITKFFSTTLFGGWTCFKK